The following coding sequences are from one Methanohalophilus halophilus window:
- a CDS encoding 60S ribosomal export protein NMD3 — MKELICPKCGNTTHNLYENVCKNCFFKQFKLAELDPVISTQICARCGSKYERGQWTDTKHDTNTVLEKVESELLLHENADIIELGFEPQKLTPYQYIVNVYIQAEIYGMPLEEKLTTEVRVQRGVCDACSRIAAGYYEGIIQLRASNRNPTDDEKKKCDHLVRDALSRMEKKGDRLAFISNMSSSKEGTDYYIGSSGACRQICKIITSKLGGEHQESPSLFSQRDGKELYRVSYAVRLPKYVPGDILYFNNQVLQIKNCDKKAKCIDLQTGKKVIASIEDIEKAEFLGTFADAKRAVLVAIEDNAIMILDPTNYQTVTLKKPFFLTAREGEEIPVLKTEYGMIPIPEEIKA; from the coding sequence ATGAAAGAACTCATATGCCCTAAATGTGGCAATACTACTCACAATCTTTATGAAAATGTGTGCAAGAATTGCTTTTTCAAGCAGTTTAAACTTGCCGAATTAGATCCGGTCATAAGCACCCAGATCTGTGCCAGATGTGGCTCCAAATACGAAAGAGGCCAGTGGACAGATACAAAACACGATACAAATACAGTACTCGAGAAAGTTGAAAGCGAATTGTTGCTTCATGAAAATGCAGACATAATTGAACTTGGATTTGAACCTCAAAAACTGACTCCCTACCAGTATATTGTTAATGTTTATATTCAGGCAGAAATCTACGGCATGCCTTTGGAAGAAAAACTTACAACTGAGGTCCGTGTCCAACGTGGTGTCTGTGATGCATGCAGCAGAATAGCTGCCGGTTACTATGAAGGAATCATCCAGCTTAGGGCAAGTAACAGGAACCCTACGGATGATGAAAAGAAAAAATGTGACCACCTGGTCCGTGATGCCCTGAGCAGGATGGAGAAAAAAGGGGACAGGCTGGCTTTTATTTCAAACATGTCTTCATCAAAGGAAGGAACAGATTACTATATCGGCTCATCCGGTGCCTGCAGGCAGATCTGTAAAATTATAACATCCAAACTTGGAGGAGAGCATCAGGAATCCCCGTCCCTGTTCAGCCAGCGGGATGGCAAGGAGCTCTATCGTGTATCATATGCGGTACGCCTGCCAAAGTATGTTCCCGGGGATATCCTTTATTTTAATAATCAGGTGTTGCAAATAAAAAATTGTGATAAAAAAGCCAAATGCATAGACCTGCAAACCGGCAAAAAAGTTATCGCATCCATAGAAGATATCGAAAAGGCCGAGTTCCTGGGAACATTTGCAGATGCAAAACGGGCTGTGCTGGTGGCAATTGAAGATAATGCCATAATGATACTTGATCCCACAAACTACCAGACAGTGACTCTCAAGAAACCCTTCTTCCTGACTGCCAGAGAGGGAGAAGAAATTCCGGTACTTAAAACCGAATATGGCATGATACCGATACCTGAAGAGATAAAAGCATGA
- a CDS encoding DUF2162 domain-containing protein, whose amino-acid sequence MSAVYLTVIGILLAIAIFAVKAGVGCGCSTINRRQLFAIAGMYFVLSVIIGLILNYIDISYLLNASQVGMGMHVLMALLLLGVGIYTSKKWNCGVDVSHKTFLVISLPCPVCLAALFMSIMLLSNTVEISSALLGLGVGVTFFFSIISSSLIVRRLKKDPTTLGNAMTFLGLFYLMGAVIAPAYMHAKQMGLPTFSGPEFDIIPFIGFAILITAGFALNRIKTQY is encoded by the coding sequence ATGAGTGCAGTATATTTAACAGTCATAGGAATTCTGCTGGCAATAGCTATATTTGCAGTTAAGGCCGGAGTGGGATGTGGATGTTCGACTATCAATCGCAGGCAGTTATTTGCCATTGCAGGGATGTATTTTGTATTGTCCGTAATCATAGGCTTGATTCTTAATTACATCGACATATCCTATCTGCTGAATGCTTCCCAGGTTGGAATGGGAATGCATGTGTTAATGGCTCTCTTGCTTCTGGGTGTAGGTATCTATACTTCCAAAAAATGGAATTGTGGGGTGGATGTATCCCATAAGACTTTCCTTGTGATCTCCCTGCCCTGCCCCGTATGCCTTGCAGCTCTTTTCATGTCAATCATGCTGCTTTCCAATACCGTTGAGATCAGCAGTGCACTTCTGGGACTTGGGGTTGGTGTCACCTTTTTCTTTTCCATCATTTCCTCTTCCCTGATTGTCAGGAGGCTTAAAAAGGATCCAACAACCCTGGGCAATGCCATGACGTTTTTGGGCCTGTTCTACTTGATGGGTGCAGTAATCGCCCCTGCCTACATGCACGCAAAACAAATGGGTCTTCCGACTTTCAGCGGACCCGAATTTGATATAATACCCTTCATCGGCTTTGCAATTCTCATAACGGCTGGCTTTGCACTTAATCGTATCAAAACCCAGTATTAA
- a CDS encoding MotA/TolQ/ExbB proton channel family protein — translation MAIDSSLFQIMYTVSSSLLYPVIILLLLAVVSSLALIGEFISEYSKRHRNVTQLENIGKWVQDSVKSSDFDSAATHLGELKQNSLVMSFARDAAAHLGSSAATSIDWLSEEYEVRMTKNLEYTKILSTVAPMIGLMGTLIPLGPALIGLAEGNILQLAHNLMVAFATTVLGLFAGIVGYVLTVVRKRWYWQDMADINYLLECMEGEE, via the coding sequence ATGGCAATAGATTCTTCTTTGTTCCAGATAATGTATACAGTTTCTTCGTCACTATTGTATCCTGTAATAATATTGCTTTTGTTAGCAGTGGTATCATCTCTGGCTTTGATTGGTGAGTTCATTTCCGAATATTCCAAGAGGCATCGCAATGTTACACAACTTGAGAATATAGGTAAATGGGTACAGGATTCCGTTAAATCCTCGGATTTTGATTCTGCCGCTACACATCTGGGTGAGCTGAAGCAAAATTCCCTTGTCATGTCATTTGCCCGGGATGCTGCCGCCCATCTTGGCAGCAGCGCTGCTACTTCTATTGACTGGCTTTCCGAGGAGTATGAGGTGCGAATGACCAAGAACCTGGAGTATACCAAGATCCTTTCCACGGTTGCTCCGATGATAGGCCTGATGGGAACGCTTATTCCCCTCGGTCCGGCTTTGATAGGACTTGCGGAAGGTAATATCCTGCAGCTTGCACATAACCTGATGGTTGCTTTTGCTACCACAGTTCTGGGTCTGTTTGCCGGAATCGTAGGATATGTCCTGACCGTGGTACGTAAAAGATGGTACTGGCAGGATATGGCTGATATCAATTATCTGCTTGAGTGCATGGAGGGTGAGGAATGA
- a CDS encoding DUF2149 domain-containing protein, with the protein MKKRKYRRSGLLYEGDEQNPLTGVANLFDIAMVFSVALLVALVMSFQLPELLSPTDDVTIVKNPGEENMKIIVKEGQDIEVLNMTEQIGGGSGEALGTAYQLADGRVVYVPEGKNESGG; encoded by the coding sequence ATGAAAAAACGAAAATACAGGCGAAGCGGTCTGCTTTATGAAGGGGATGAGCAGAATCCCCTAACTGGTGTGGCCAACCTTTTCGACATAGCCATGGTCTTCTCCGTGGCCCTGCTGGTGGCCCTGGTAATGTCTTTCCAGTTGCCGGAATTGTTGTCTCCAACGGATGACGTGACCATTGTAAAGAATCCGGGGGAGGAAAACATGAAGATCATCGTCAAGGAAGGTCAGGACATCGAAGTACTGAACATGACCGAACAAATCGGAGGCGGGTCAGGTGAAGCGCTGGGTACAGCCTACCAGCTGGCAGATGGACGGGTTGTGTACGTTCCCGAGGGTAAAAATGAATCGGGAGGATAA